In one window of Rhodopseudomonas palustris HaA2 DNA:
- a CDS encoding HlyD family type I secretion periplasmic adaptor subunit, protein MTQPAVTEDRRSAPFRDVRNAVIIGVAALAIVISTAGVWAVTAPIASAVIAPAQVVVDSNVRRIQHPTGGVVAGISVNDGDYVHAGDELLRLDETLPRANLALIENQLNQFWTRRARLQAEQNGRDAMPVPVELTGRTDEPAIAQIIEGETALLLRRREAITGQQSQLGERKSQIGEEIRGLAAQIDSKREQIRLIQRELEGVRQLFDKNLIPYARLTALEREAARLTGEEGQLIADTARAKGRITETELQIIQLTQDQRREVATDLREVEIKIADLAERRIAAQDQLTRVVLRAPQDGLIHQKAVHTVGGVISPGEQLMLIVPKDSLVIEARVEPQMIDRLKPGQPAKLRFTAFDTAVTPELDGTLTRIAADLTKDQQSGAAYYVVRINLAERELARLEGKVLVPGMPVEAYIQNGVRTALAYLRKPLEDQLARAFRQR, encoded by the coding sequence ATGACCCAACCCGCCGTGACAGAAGACCGCCGCAGCGCGCCGTTCCGCGATGTCCGAAACGCCGTGATCATCGGCGTGGCAGCGCTCGCGATCGTGATCTCGACGGCTGGCGTCTGGGCCGTGACGGCGCCGATCGCCAGCGCGGTGATCGCGCCGGCGCAGGTGGTGGTCGACAGCAATGTCCGCCGCATCCAGCACCCGACCGGCGGCGTGGTCGCCGGCATCTCCGTCAACGACGGCGACTACGTTCACGCCGGCGACGAACTGCTCCGGCTCGACGAAACCCTGCCGCGCGCCAATCTGGCGCTGATCGAGAATCAGCTCAACCAGTTCTGGACAAGGCGGGCCCGGCTGCAGGCCGAGCAGAACGGGCGCGACGCCATGCCGGTGCCGGTCGAACTGACCGGCCGCACCGACGAGCCGGCGATCGCGCAGATCATCGAGGGCGAGACCGCGCTGCTGCTGCGGCGGCGCGAAGCGATCACCGGCCAGCAATCGCAATTGGGCGAACGCAAATCCCAGATCGGCGAGGAAATCCGCGGACTGGCCGCGCAGATCGATTCGAAGCGCGAACAGATCCGTCTGATCCAGCGCGAGCTCGAAGGCGTCCGGCAGTTGTTCGACAAGAACCTGATCCCCTATGCCCGCCTGACCGCGCTGGAGCGCGAAGCCGCCCGCCTCACCGGCGAGGAAGGCCAGCTGATCGCCGACACCGCACGGGCGAAGGGGCGTATCACCGAGACCGAGCTGCAGATCATCCAGCTCACGCAGGATCAGCGCCGCGAGGTCGCGACCGACCTGCGCGAGGTCGAGATCAAGATCGCCGATCTGGCGGAACGCCGGATCGCCGCGCAGGACCAGCTCACGCGCGTCGTCCTCCGCGCGCCGCAGGACGGCCTGATCCATCAGAAGGCGGTGCACACCGTCGGCGGCGTCATCTCGCCCGGCGAACAATTGATGCTGATCGTGCCCAAGGATTCGTTGGTGATCGAGGCGCGGGTCGAGCCGCAGATGATCGACCGGCTGAAGCCCGGCCAGCCGGCCAAGCTGCGCTTCACCGCGTTCGACACCGCGGTCACGCCCGAACTCGACGGCACGCTGACCCGCATCGCCGCCGACCTCACCAAGGATCAGCAATCGGGCGCCGCCTATTATGTGGTCCGGATCAATCTCGCCGAGCGCGAGCTGGCGCGGCTCGAAGGCAAGGTCCTGGTGCCCGGCATGCCGGTCGAGGCCTACATCCAGAACGGCGTGCGGACCGCGTTGGCCTATCTGAGGAAACCGCTCGAGGATCAGCTCGCCCGCGCCTTCCGCCAGCGCTGA
- a CDS encoding VOC family protein — MYDHIGLKVGDLDVAVRFYTAALRPLGYELCSRDGDGAGFGPDGAPALWLSRSDAAKSSAHVALRAPDHDAIRRFHAAGLEAGGRDNGGAGPRPDYGPNYFAAFLIDPDGNNIEAVIS, encoded by the coding sequence ATGTACGATCATATCGGCCTGAAAGTCGGCGATCTCGACGTCGCCGTGCGCTTCTACACCGCGGCGCTGCGACCGCTCGGCTACGAGCTGTGCTCGCGCGACGGCGACGGCGCCGGTTTCGGCCCCGACGGCGCGCCGGCGCTATGGCTGAGCCGGAGCGACGCGGCCAAAAGCAGCGCGCATGTCGCGCTGCGCGCGCCTGATCACGACGCGATCCGTCGCTTCCATGCCGCAGGCCTCGAGGCCGGCGGCCGCGACAATGGCGGCGCCGGCCCGCGCCCGGATTACGGCCCCAACTACTTCGCCGCGTTCCTGATCGATCCCGACGGCAACAATATCGAGGCGGTGATCAGCTAG
- a CDS encoding methylated-DNA--[protein]-cysteine S-methyltransferase: protein MVEVAYTIFDTMMGRCGIAWGLDGVLVVQLAESREIDTRRRLLKQCPDAREARPTVGIDSAIEGVAAILRGAHWDFSDVRLDLGGLPAFDCRVYDILRDIPRGETATYAEIAKRAGSPGALHAVGHAIRSNPFAVIVPCHRALPVAGDTSGSSANGGAITRRRLLAIEGALATRGPSLFDVLLTATPRQADR, encoded by the coding sequence ATGGTGGAGGTTGCGTACACGATCTTCGACACGATGATGGGCCGATGCGGCATCGCATGGGGGCTCGACGGAGTGCTCGTCGTCCAGCTCGCCGAAAGCCGCGAGATCGACACCCGCCGCCGGCTGCTGAAGCAATGTCCCGATGCCCGCGAGGCCCGGCCGACGGTCGGAATCGACAGCGCGATCGAAGGCGTCGCGGCGATCTTGCGCGGCGCGCATTGGGATTTTTCCGACGTCCGGCTCGACCTCGGCGGCCTGCCGGCGTTCGACTGCCGGGTCTACGACATCCTCCGCGACATCCCGCGTGGCGAGACCGCGACCTATGCGGAGATCGCCAAGCGGGCCGGCTCGCCGGGCGCATTGCATGCGGTCGGCCATGCGATCCGCAGCAATCCGTTCGCCGTGATCGTGCCGTGCCATCGCGCGCTGCCGGTCGCCGGCGACACCAGCGGCAGCAGCGCCAATGGCGGCGCCATCACCCGGCGGCGCCTGCTGGCGATCGAGGGCGCGCTGGCGACCCGCGGCCCGAGCCTGTTCGACGTGCTGCTCACCGCCACGCCGCGCCAGGCGGATCGCTAG
- a CDS encoding helix-turn-helix domain-containing protein — protein MTASTVLHRGTITVSDFRCSAGPDDVPFAECHVAHSISYVRRGSFGCTTRGRTYELVAGAVMIGRPGDDYVCSHEHHACGDECLSFALTPELAATLGDDDTLWRSGAVPPRAELMVLGEQAQAAAEGRNDLGLDEIGQVLAQRFATIGGGRAYQPPPLRARDRRRVVETALWIEAQCTEAIDLEAAAARAGLSPFHFLRLFSAVLGVTPHQYLVRSRLRRAARLLAADDGPITDIAYEVGFADLSNFIRSFRRAAGLSPRAFRKASRQDRNFVQERLGAV, from the coding sequence ATGACCGCCAGCACAGTCCTGCATCGAGGCACGATCACCGTCTCGGATTTCCGCTGCAGCGCCGGACCGGACGACGTCCCGTTCGCCGAATGCCACGTCGCGCATTCGATCTCCTACGTGCGCCGCGGCAGTTTCGGCTGCACCACCCGCGGCAGGACCTACGAGCTGGTCGCAGGCGCCGTCATGATCGGCCGCCCCGGCGACGACTACGTCTGCAGCCATGAGCACCACGCCTGCGGCGACGAATGCCTGTCCTTCGCCCTGACGCCGGAGCTCGCCGCGACGCTCGGCGATGACGACACGTTGTGGAGGAGCGGCGCCGTGCCACCGCGGGCCGAGCTGATGGTGCTCGGCGAGCAGGCGCAGGCCGCCGCCGAGGGCCGCAACGATCTCGGCCTCGACGAGATCGGCCAGGTGCTGGCGCAGCGGTTCGCGACGATCGGCGGCGGCCGCGCGTATCAGCCGCCGCCGCTGCGGGCACGCGACCGCCGCCGCGTGGTCGAGACCGCGCTGTGGATCGAGGCGCAATGCACGGAGGCGATCGACCTCGAAGCCGCCGCCGCCCGGGCCGGCCTCAGCCCGTTTCATTTCCTGCGGCTGTTCTCGGCCGTACTCGGCGTCACGCCGCACCAATACCTGGTGCGTTCGCGGCTGCGCCGCGCCGCGCGATTGCTGGCGGCCGATGACGGCCCGATCACCGATATCGCCTATGAGGTCGGCTTCGCCGATCTGTCGAATTTCATCCGCTCGTTCCGCCGCGCCGCGGGCCTGTCGCCGCGGGCGTTCCGCAAGGCGTCGCGGCAGGACCGCAATTTTGTCCAAGAACGGTTGGGAGCCGTCTGA
- a CDS encoding type I secretion system permease/ATPase: MDSMSVPTSSEQAPRDLPTAAIASCRNAFLATGLFSAVINLLMLAGPVYMLQVYDRVIPSRSIPTLVALSIAVAACYALQGLFDFLRQRILTRIGAALHAALWEPVVSHILRSPLRGGGANRGLQLSHDLDQVRSFLSGLGPTTLFDLPWMPLYLAACFLLHPYLGWTLVVGAVLLFGIALATEFLTRAPTRDASRSGAARSVQLEAGRRNAEVVAALGMEQRLIARIGSANDDHLDAQQRNADIAGALGSLSKSLRFMLQSALLGLGAYLVIEGEASSGVMIAASILGSRALAPVELAISIWRPFLGARQSWQRLRSALTSAPAQASAVAPERAVQQLSVDQVYVAAPGTTTAIVQNATFKIESGQAVGIIGPSAAGKSTLARALVGLWPAARGEIRLDGATLDQWPAEVRGGMIGYLPQDVELFDGTVAENIARFDPDIDEAAVIAAAKAAGAYELILKLPKGFEMRIGEAGATLSGGQRQRIALARALYGDPFMVVLDEPNASLDAEGDAALTDAIRRVRARGGIAIIIAHRPSALAAVDLVLTLANGQVQAFGPKDEVLRKSLAGQYNAPGTVALQAVPESRPPTAAVS; the protein is encoded by the coding sequence ATGGACAGCATGAGCGTACCGACTTCATCCGAACAAGCGCCGCGCGATCTGCCGACCGCGGCGATCGCGTCCTGCCGCAACGCGTTTCTCGCGACCGGGCTGTTCTCCGCCGTGATCAACCTGCTGATGCTGGCCGGGCCGGTCTACATGCTGCAGGTGTACGACCGGGTCATTCCGTCACGCAGCATTCCGACCCTGGTGGCGCTGTCGATCGCGGTCGCGGCCTGCTACGCGCTGCAGGGCCTGTTCGATTTCTTGCGCCAGCGCATTCTGACCCGGATCGGCGCGGCGCTGCACGCCGCCTTGTGGGAGCCGGTCGTCAGCCACATCCTGCGCTCGCCGCTGCGCGGCGGCGGCGCCAACCGCGGCCTGCAATTGTCGCACGATCTCGATCAGGTGCGATCCTTCCTGTCCGGGCTGGGCCCGACCACGCTGTTCGACCTGCCGTGGATGCCGCTGTATCTCGCGGCCTGCTTCCTGCTGCATCCCTATCTCGGCTGGACCCTGGTGGTGGGTGCCGTGCTGCTGTTCGGCATAGCGCTCGCCACCGAATTCCTCACCCGGGCGCCGACGCGCGACGCCTCACGCAGCGGCGCGGCGCGCAGCGTCCAGCTCGAGGCCGGGCGTCGCAACGCCGAGGTCGTCGCCGCGCTCGGCATGGAGCAGCGGCTGATCGCGCGGATCGGCAGCGCCAACGACGACCATCTCGATGCGCAGCAGCGCAATGCCGACATTGCCGGCGCGCTCGGATCGCTGTCGAAGAGCCTGCGCTTCATGCTGCAATCCGCCCTGCTCGGGCTCGGCGCTTATCTGGTGATCGAAGGCGAGGCCAGCAGCGGCGTGATGATCGCGGCATCCATCCTGGGCAGCCGCGCACTCGCCCCGGTCGAATTGGCGATCTCGATCTGGCGTCCGTTTCTCGGCGCGCGGCAATCCTGGCAGCGGCTGCGCAGCGCCCTGACGTCTGCGCCGGCGCAAGCCTCCGCGGTCGCGCCGGAGCGCGCGGTGCAGCAGCTTTCGGTCGACCAGGTGTACGTCGCCGCCCCGGGCACCACGACGGCCATCGTGCAGAACGCGACCTTCAAGATCGAGTCCGGTCAGGCGGTCGGCATCATCGGGCCCTCGGCGGCCGGCAAATCGACCCTGGCACGCGCGCTGGTCGGGCTGTGGCCGGCGGCGCGCGGCGAGATCCGGCTGGACGGCGCGACGCTGGATCAATGGCCGGCGGAGGTCCGCGGCGGCATGATCGGCTATCTGCCGCAGGACGTCGAACTGTTCGACGGCACGGTGGCCGAGAACATCGCCCGGTTCGATCCCGACATCGACGAAGCGGCGGTGATCGCCGCCGCGAAGGCGGCCGGCGCCTATGAGCTGATCCTGAAACTGCCGAAGGGCTTCGAGATGCGCATCGGCGAGGCCGGCGCCACCTTGTCCGGCGGCCAGCGGCAGCGGATCGCGCTGGCGCGCGCACTGTACGGCGACCCGTTCATGGTGGTTCTCGACGAGCCCAACGCCAGCCTCGACGCCGAAGGCGATGCGGCGCTGACCGACGCGATCCGCCGGGTCCGCGCGCGCGGCGGCATCGCCATCATCATCGCCCATCGCCCATCGGCGCTCGCCGCGGTCGATCTGGTGCTGACCCTCGCCAACGGACAGGTGCAGGCGTTCGGCCCGAAGGACGAGGTGCTCCGCAAATCCCTGGCCGGCCAATACAACGCGCCCGGCACTGTCGCCTTGCAGGCGGTGCCGGAATCGCGCCCGCCGACCGCCGCCGTCAGCTGA